One genomic window of Halorhabdus sp. CBA1104 includes the following:
- a CDS encoding glutathione S-transferase family protein, which produces MNMLVDGEWRTDAYQTTNEDGAFERQTTAFRDRIEDDPDARFQPEAGRYHLYVCRACPWAHRTLLTRTLRGLEDAITVDYVDPYRGDDGWQFTPEKDGCTPDTINGSDYLREIYVAADPDMTGRVTVPVLWDKQEDTIVNNESAEIMRMLDTEFDDVADNDVDLYPEGYREEIDRLIEDIYEPINNGVYKAGFADSQDAYDEALEELFDALDHWDSVLADQRYLAGDRLTEADIAMFTTLVRFDAVYHTHFMCNHKLIREYDHLWPYLRDVYQTGDVAKTVDLAHIKEHYYTTHPDVSPKRIVPTGPDLDFEASHDRDDLPGGPPADLA; this is translated from the coding sequence ATGAACATGCTCGTCGATGGTGAGTGGCGTACCGACGCCTACCAGACGACCAACGAAGATGGTGCTTTCGAGCGCCAGACGACTGCTTTCCGCGATCGCATCGAGGACGATCCCGACGCGCGATTTCAGCCCGAGGCCGGCCGGTATCACCTCTACGTCTGCCGGGCCTGTCCGTGGGCACACCGGACGCTGCTCACGCGGACGCTGAGGGGACTCGAAGACGCGATCACGGTCGATTACGTCGATCCTTACCGCGGCGACGACGGTTGGCAGTTCACCCCCGAGAAAGACGGCTGTACACCCGACACGATCAACGGAAGCGACTACCTTCGAGAGATCTACGTGGCGGCCGATCCCGACATGACTGGCCGCGTAACCGTGCCGGTCCTCTGGGACAAACAGGAAGACACGATCGTCAACAACGAGTCCGCCGAGATCATGCGGATGCTCGATACGGAATTCGACGATGTGGCCGACAACGACGTCGATCTCTATCCCGAGGGCTATCGCGAGGAGATCGACCGGCTCATCGAGGACATCTACGAACCGATCAACAACGGTGTCTACAAGGCTGGCTTCGCCGATTCCCAGGATGCCTACGACGAAGCACTCGAGGAGTTGTTCGATGCCCTCGATCACTGGGATTCGGTGCTCGCCGACCAGCGCTATCTCGCGGGTGATCGTCTGACTGAGGCCGACATCGCGATGTTCACTACCCTCGTCCGATTCGATGCGGTCTATCACACCCACTTCATGTGCAACCACAAGCTGATTCGGGAGTACGACCACCTTTGGCCGTATCTGCGTGACGTGTATCAAACGGGAGACGTCGCCAAGACGGTCGACCTGGCTCATATCAAAGAACACTACTACACGACCCATCCCGACGTGAGTCCCAAGCGCATCGTCCCGACGGGACCGGATCTGGACTTCGAGGCCTCCCACGATCGCGATGACCTGCCGGGCGGGCCGCCCGCCGATCTCGCCTGA
- a CDS encoding 50S ribosomal protein L16, whose protein sequence is MSEKPASMYRDIDKPSYTRREYITGIPGSKIAQHKMGDADTDPEDYPVQISLVVEETVQLRHGSMEASRLSANRHLIKELGEGNYKMVLRKFPHQVIRENKQATGAGADRVSDGMRQSFGKIVGTAARVQAGERLFTAYCDVDQADAVKEAFRRAYNKITPPCRIKIERGEELLIA, encoded by the coding sequence ATGTCGGAAAAACCAGCCTCGATGTACCGGGACATCGACAAGCCGTCCTACACCCGGCGCGAATACATCACCGGTATCCCCGGTTCGAAGATCGCACAGCACAAGATGGGCGACGCTGACACCGACCCTGAAGACTATCCCGTCCAGATCTCGCTGGTCGTCGAGGAGACTGTCCAGCTTCGCCACGGCTCGATGGAGGCCTCGCGGCTGTCGGCCAACCGCCACCTGATCAAGGAACTGGGCGAGGGCAACTACAAGATGGTCCTCCGGAAGTTCCCCCACCAGGTCATCCGGGAGAACAAGCAGGCAACCGGCGCAGGTGCCGACCGTGTTTCCGACGGGATGCGTCAGTCCTTCGGCAAGATCGTCGGCACGGCCGCTCGCGTCCAAGCGGGGGAACGGCTGTTCACCGCCTACTGTGACGTCGATCAGGCCGACGCCGTCAAGGAAGCCTTCCGTCGGGCCTACAACAAGATCACACCGCCCTGCCGGATCAAAATCGAGCGTGGCGAAGAGTTGCTGATCGCCTAA
- a CDS encoding type 1 glutamine amidotransferase domain-containing protein produces MPTALFIVSEHGYWGEECIEPLTTFDEAGVDITVATPSGGPAVLDERSVDPDEVGEETAQRVREIHENDERLNDPEPLAALDPTSFDAIVFPGGHGAEWDVNQDKHARTALREAVEGDDGKALVVCHTVGILAFTRDSDGGYLVDGRSVTGFPNEWEAGIVDDHDRMPDGRKLPYWVEDEVKAAGADWDAQLDAETSVTVDGDLVTARGPGSSAAGARTFLDELGISYDG; encoded by the coding sequence ATGCCGACTGCACTATTCATTGTCAGTGAACACGGCTATTGGGGCGAAGAATGTATCGAACCGTTGACGACTTTCGACGAAGCGGGTGTCGATATCACTGTCGCGACGCCATCTGGCGGTCCTGCCGTTTTGGACGAGCGCTCGGTCGATCCCGATGAGGTCGGCGAGGAGACGGCCCAACGCGTTCGGGAGATCCACGAGAACGACGAGCGATTGAACGATCCCGAACCGCTTGCGGCCCTCGACCCGACGTCGTTCGATGCGATCGTCTTCCCCGGTGGCCACGGCGCTGAATGGGACGTCAATCAAGACAAGCACGCACGGACAGCCCTTCGAGAGGCCGTCGAAGGCGACGATGGGAAAGCCCTCGTCGTTTGTCACACCGTCGGAATCTTGGCGTTTACGCGCGATAGCGACGGCGGGTATCTCGTCGACGGGCGCTCGGTCACTGGCTTTCCCAACGAGTGGGAAGCCGGGATCGTCGACGATCACGACCGCATGCCTGACGGCCGGAAACTACCGTACTGGGTCGAAGATGAGGTCAAAGCCGCTGGGGCCGACTGGGATGCACAACTCGATGCTGAGACTAGCGTCACCGTCGATGGCGACCTCGTGACTGCGCGTGGACCTGGTTCCTCGGCCGCAGGCGCACGGACGTTCCTCGACGAACTGGGCATTTCTTACGACGGATAA
- a CDS encoding site-specific integrase gives MELEPIAPADAKEMFLAQRRDEVSEATLQGYHYRLKPFVQWCDQEGIRNLNDLTARSLHEYRLWRKEDGDLKTITLKGQLSTLRVFLKFLESIDGVEQGLHDKLLVPSVEDEEAVSNSMLEAERSEHILRYLSKYEYASKRHTLFAVLWHTGCRMGAAHSMDVSDFDRENQALKIRHRPDTGTHLKNKQAGERICALSEEVCEVLEDYINVTRDDVTDEHGREPLFTTQYGRMHRSKIREMVYAVSRPCAYGKECPHGRDPDSCEAGNYTQASKCPSSVSPHDIRRGAITNLLRNEVPKQVVSDRVNSSPETLEKHYSQLTEEEKMEQRRDYLEEL, from the coding sequence ATGGAACTCGAACCAATCGCTCCCGCAGACGCAAAGGAAATGTTCCTCGCACAACGGCGTGACGAGGTTTCAGAAGCAACGTTGCAGGGCTATCACTACCGCCTCAAGCCCTTCGTGCAGTGGTGTGACCAAGAAGGCATTAGGAATCTTAATGACCTGACTGCCCGCTCGCTTCACGAATACCGCTTGTGGCGGAAAGAAGACGGAGACCTGAAGACGATTACCCTGAAGGGGCAGCTATCGACCCTTCGTGTGTTCCTGAAGTTCCTCGAATCAATCGACGGAGTAGAGCAGGGACTACACGACAAGCTGCTCGTTCCCTCGGTTGAAGACGAAGAAGCAGTTAGCAACAGTATGCTTGAGGCAGAGCGGAGTGAACACATTCTCCGCTACCTCAGCAAGTACGAATACGCCTCGAAGCGTCACACGCTCTTTGCGGTGTTGTGGCACACCGGCTGTCGGATGGGCGCGGCCCACTCTATGGATGTATCCGACTTCGACCGGGAGAATCAAGCACTAAAAATCCGGCATCGGCCCGACACCGGAACGCATCTGAAGAACAAGCAGGCTGGCGAGCGTATCTGTGCCCTCTCCGAAGAGGTGTGCGAGGTGCTGGAAGACTACATTAACGTTACCCGTGACGACGTGACCGACGAACACGGACGGGAACCCCTCTTCACGACTCAGTACGGACGGATGCACAGGTCGAAGATTCGGGAGATGGTGTATGCTGTTTCCCGTCCCTGTGCCTACGGGAAGGAATGTCCACACGGTCGAGACCCTGACTCGTGTGAGGCAGGAAACTACACGCAGGCAAGCAAGTGTCCATCAAGCGTATCTCCCCACGATATTCGACGTGGAGCTATTACCAATCTCCTCAGGAACGAGGTTCCCAAGCAGGTTGTGTCCGACCGAGTGAACTCTTCCCCTGAAACGCTTGAAAAGCATTACTCGCAGTTGACCGAGGAGGAGAAGATGGAGCAACGAAGAGACTATCTTGAGGAACTGTGA
- a CDS encoding uracil-DNA glycosylase family protein produces the protein MKHHTFVCGSSKSKEQDAYYIYHNNRFWGTLRDAGITDEQIAPENYRQLGKEYGIYLTEIVDPDEFRVAKDSDIEAHQVVSGLETLMDRIDAHDPTRIAFVGKNAATWYYRYINDKEITHSQASGHRTDRRNLEGLKLDWNHKGLDHYLLSNTHRHWDRETWVEFWERCSDDVEKFRRNQPS, from the coding sequence ATGAAGCATCATACGTTCGTCTGTGGGAGTTCGAAGAGCAAGGAACAAGACGCCTACTACATCTATCACAACAATCGGTTCTGGGGAACGCTTCGGGATGCGGGGATAACAGACGAACAGATAGCTCCTGAAAATTACCGACAACTCGGCAAAGAGTACGGTATCTATCTCACCGAGATTGTTGACCCTGATGAGTTCAGGGTAGCCAAGGACAGCGATATTGAAGCGCACCAAGTAGTGAGTGGTCTTGAGACTCTGATGGACCGGATTGATGCTCACGACCCAACCCGAATTGCGTTTGTTGGGAAAAATGCTGCAACGTGGTACTACCGGTATATCAACGACAAGGAGATAACTCACTCACAAGCTTCGGGCCATAGAACTGATAGACGGAATCTTGAGGGACTGAAACTTGACTGGAATCACAAGGGCTTGGACCACTACCTCTTGAGCAATACCCATAGGCACTGGGACAGAGAGACTTGGGTGGAGTTCTGGGAACGATGTAGTGATGACGTTGAAAAGTTCCGACGAAATCAACCATCCTGA
- a CDS encoding site-specific DNA-methyltransferase, whose protein sequence is MPIAEDSVDLIFTSPPYWKKRDYGHEDQIGQEGSPEDYVSNLMEAFDEWERVLRDSGTILLNIGDTYKNKSRMGIPWKVAEAARERGWRVRSEIIWHKPNGMPTASDDRFVNRHEYIFHFTPKSGYYFDKFGYNTVYDGPIDVWKVTHDQNDTHLAPFPNELVQRGLVAACPPAVCQSCGHPRHRVVEKSLKQLNEDRPQARRAMEIFEDSDLEEKHLEAIQATGIADTGKGREVQNGTGSNSEEVLELAYEAKDVLGGYFREFTFPEKTTVGWTECDCEERETTPGTVLDPFAGSGTTIEVAKSMGLSAVGVDIDPPDNLEQFTESTVAE, encoded by the coding sequence TTGCCAATTGCCGAGGATAGTGTAGACTTGATTTTCACGTCTCCTCCATATTGGAAAAAGAGAGACTACGGACACGAGGACCAGATAGGCCAAGAGGGTTCTCCCGAAGATTACGTTTCCAACTTGATGGAGGCATTCGACGAATGGGAACGAGTCTTGCGAGACTCGGGAACGATACTTCTCAATATCGGAGACACTTACAAAAATAAGAGCCGGATGGGGATTCCGTGGAAAGTAGCCGAAGCCGCAAGAGAAAGAGGATGGCGGGTCAGGAGTGAAATCATTTGGCACAAACCGAATGGGATGCCGACAGCTTCCGACGACCGATTTGTAAACCGCCACGAGTATATTTTCCACTTCACCCCAAAAAGTGGGTACTATTTTGACAAGTTCGGGTACAATACCGTCTACGACGGCCCAATAGACGTGTGGAAAGTCACTCACGACCAGAACGATACTCACCTCGCACCATTCCCGAACGAATTAGTCCAACGTGGCCTTGTAGCTGCCTGCCCTCCAGCAGTTTGTCAGTCCTGTGGTCATCCCCGACATAGAGTGGTAGAGAAATCTCTAAAGCAACTGAATGAGGACCGTCCACAGGCACGGAGAGCTATGGAGATATTTGAAGATTCAGACCTTGAGGAGAAGCATTTGGAAGCAATTCAGGCAACAGGTATTGCCGATACCGGGAAAGGACGTGAAGTACAGAATGGAACCGGTTCTAATTCTGAGGAAGTGCTTGAATTAGCATATGAGGCCAAAGATGTTCTGGGCGGTTACTTTCGAGAGTTTACTTTCCCTGAGAAAACGACAGTGGGCTGGACGGAATGTGACTGTGAAGAACGGGAGACGACACCGGGGACGGTATTAGACCCATTCGCAGGTAGTGGAACCACTATTGAGGTTGCAAAATCAATGGGACTCTCCGCAGTGGGGGTCGATATTGACCCACCTGACAACCTCGAACAATTTACCGAATCCACCGTCGCTGAATAG
- a CDS encoding PH domain-containing protein: MGLFSSGPDEETQELIDTAKGDSVTADKLTKAETGRMAWDRLNEGPLIDHLSDGEQPHYIFSQQSKSGVRVTDGESIKPEGKYRTMMAVTENRVLFTAGGDNGDSIFSVGYDSIIDIEAESGPEKSDGSGKVTVSLNTEDTSITFPIKTAGSVNLADVHSDANEVQEAVDYISSRAAAKVERTEKEKSSIRSARRRISDEQSGDYVTPERVNKVKDILDSGEEIHYLTRGSTVDVEGSSAGESLWGDDRSRKSGTKGYVRAVITDSRVAVKIPQLTGNDRRSVPYESITSVDLDTGLVNKRLSLQTPGQTYHIEAHEPGKGEVRQAVKFIRNKIAESNEETVVVEDSSEPDPTEQLKNLKELHKEGVLTDKEFEEKKSDLLDKI; encoded by the coding sequence ATGGGATTGTTCAGTAGTGGACCGGACGAAGAAACACAGGAGTTGATTGATACCGCGAAAGGAGATTCTGTCACAGCCGACAAGCTGACCAAAGCAGAGACAGGTCGGATGGCGTGGGACCGGCTGAATGAGGGACCACTAATTGACCACCTTTCCGATGGCGAGCAGCCTCACTATATTTTCTCTCAGCAAAGCAAGTCCGGCGTTCGAGTAACGGACGGAGAGAGCATTAAACCGGAAGGCAAGTATCGGACGATGATGGCGGTAACTGAGAACCGGGTTCTGTTCACTGCTGGCGGGGACAATGGTGATTCGATATTCTCTGTTGGTTACGACTCCATAATAGATATAGAAGCAGAGAGTGGCCCAGAGAAGAGTGATGGAAGCGGGAAGGTCACTGTGTCCCTGAACACAGAAGACACGTCGATTACCTTCCCAATCAAGACCGCAGGTTCAGTGAACTTGGCAGATGTACATTCCGATGCCAACGAGGTACAGGAAGCGGTTGATTACATTTCCTCACGGGCAGCCGCAAAAGTAGAACGGACAGAGAAAGAGAAGTCGTCTATTCGTAGTGCCCGAAGACGAATCTCAGACGAGCAGAGTGGGGATTACGTCACACCTGAGAGAGTGAACAAGGTGAAAGACATTCTGGATAGTGGTGAAGAGATTCACTATCTGACGCGAGGCTCTACCGTTGATGTTGAAGGGTCATCAGCGGGTGAATCGTTGTGGGGAGACGACAGAAGCCGGAAGAGCGGAACGAAGGGGTACGTTCGAGCAGTAATCACAGACAGCCGGGTAGCAGTCAAGATACCACAACTAACCGGTAATGACCGGCGTTCTGTACCCTACGAGAGCATAACAAGTGTGGACTTGGATACCGGTCTGGTCAACAAGCGCCTTTCTCTACAAACACCGGGACAGACCTATCATATCGAAGCTCACGAACCCGGCAAAGGCGAGGTACGGCAAGCGGTCAAATTCATCCGGAACAAGATTGCCGAATCTAATGAGGAAACAGTTGTAGTCGAAGATTCGTCTGAACCGGACCCCACAGAGCAATTGAAGAACCTGAAGGAACTCCACAAAGAGGGTGTACTGACTGACAAGGAATTTGAGGAGAAGAAATCAGACCTACTCGACAAGATTTGA
- a CDS encoding methylglyoxal synthase, with translation MTRIALIAHDDEKPEMIDFVRTHEDALSEFELVCTGTTGKRIMEETDLAVERKQSGPLGGDTQIGAEVADEAVDGIVFLRDPLTAQPHEPDISALLRICDVHDTPMATTRTSAEFLIDGLAEQ, from the coding sequence ATGACACGGATCGCGCTGATCGCTCACGACGACGAGAAGCCCGAAATGATCGACTTCGTTCGGACTCACGAGGACGCCCTCTCGGAGTTCGAACTCGTCTGTACCGGGACGACCGGGAAGCGAATCATGGAAGAGACTGACCTTGCCGTCGAACGCAAACAGTCCGGCCCCCTCGGTGGCGACACCCAGATCGGGGCGGAGGTCGCAGACGAGGCCGTCGATGGTATCGTCTTCCTCCGTGACCCGCTGACCGCCCAGCCACACGAACCCGATATCTCGGCTCTGTTGCGCATTTGTGACGTCCACGATACCCCGATGGCGACCACTCGCACGTCGGCGGAGTTCCTCATCGACGGGCTCGCCGAACAGTAA
- a CDS encoding HalOD1 output domain-containing protein, whose product MHDVLPHSHMCPGDRYVIPDGADEDSWIHPRAIDTLVFDAIAAATDTDPAALDPLAEYVDQAALASVFDDTDGATECSFTVEAYDVTVHRSGDVDVQGP is encoded by the coding sequence ATGCACGACGTCCTTCCACACAGTCACATGTGTCCGGGTGATCGCTATGTCATCCCAGACGGCGCGGACGAGGATTCCTGGATTCACCCCCGTGCTATCGATACTCTCGTCTTCGATGCTATCGCCGCGGCGACCGACACCGATCCTGCAGCTCTCGATCCGCTGGCCGAATACGTCGACCAAGCGGCCCTCGCGTCGGTATTCGACGACACCGACGGCGCTACCGAATGTTCCTTTACTGTCGAGGCGTACGACGTGACTGTCCATCGCTCGGGAGACGTCGACGTCCAGGGTCCCTAG
- a CDS encoding helix-turn-helix domain-containing protein produces the protein MIACCTFAAPVLEATFSTCPDLYLEVEGMDAGASVPLRLVFWARGATAETLDDALADDRTVADATQLASMDDAILYRSIHGADLPTTAVYNAALSHDAVLLAATNDGDGWDVRMRVPDRDALSGFLDQCNQLGVDVALNSIRDQDQMSRYGFGLTPSQRETLALAWDRGYFSVPRETSLGDLAADLDISQQAASERLRRGLWQLVSNTVCEREPATACQNS, from the coding sequence ATGATCGCCTGTTGTACGTTCGCCGCGCCGGTTCTCGAAGCGACGTTTTCGACGTGTCCGGACTTGTACCTCGAAGTCGAGGGCATGGATGCTGGGGCATCCGTTCCACTCCGGCTGGTGTTTTGGGCACGGGGAGCCACCGCCGAGACACTCGATGACGCCCTGGCCGACGATCGGACCGTGGCCGATGCGACACAGCTCGCGTCGATGGACGATGCAATCCTCTATCGATCGATTCACGGCGCTGATCTGCCGACGACTGCCGTTTACAATGCTGCCCTGTCCCACGATGCCGTCCTCCTTGCGGCGACCAACGATGGTGACGGCTGGGACGTACGTATGCGGGTCCCCGATCGTGACGCGCTATCCGGGTTTCTCGATCAGTGCAACCAGTTGGGCGTCGACGTGGCCCTCAACTCGATTCGCGATCAAGACCAGATGAGTCGCTACGGGTTCGGATTGACGCCCTCTCAGCGAGAGACCTTGGCTCTCGCCTGGGATCGTGGCTACTTTTCGGTCCCACGGGAGACATCGTTGGGTGATCTGGCGGCCGACCTCGATATCTCACAGCAAGCGGCTTCCGAACGCCTTCGCCGTGGGTTGTGGCAACTCGTCTCTAACACTGTCTGTGAACGCGAACCTGCCACGGCCTGTCAAAACTCCTGA
- a CDS encoding deoxyuridine 5'-triphosphate nucleotidohydrolase codes for MFESGQFVAAQLDDLRADQIQPNGVDLTVEAVFEQVSAGRIGRDGKDVGDREPVETDDGHFHLDPGGYVVRYAEPVRIPDGHVGFLLPRSSLLRNSCMLDTAVWDAGYEGRGEGLLEVYHEIELEVGARIAQLVVAEAAHHDTYDGDYQGENLS; via the coding sequence ATGTTCGAGAGTGGGCAGTTTGTCGCGGCACAGCTCGATGACCTCCGCGCGGATCAGATACAGCCAAACGGTGTCGATCTGACTGTCGAGGCGGTATTCGAGCAGGTCTCTGCGGGACGGATCGGACGGGATGGCAAGGACGTTGGCGACCGCGAGCCCGTCGAGACCGACGACGGCCACTTCCATCTCGACCCCGGCGGGTACGTCGTGCGATACGCGGAACCGGTCCGGATCCCCGACGGGCACGTCGGGTTCCTGTTGCCCCGCTCGTCGCTGCTGCGCAACTCCTGTATGCTCGATACCGCGGTCTGGGACGCCGGCTACGAAGGGCGTGGTGAGGGACTGCTCGAAGTGTATCACGAGATCGAACTCGAAGTCGGTGCCCGGATCGCCCAACTGGTGGTCGCCGAAGCTGCCCACCACGATACCTACGACGGTGACTACCAGGGAGAAAACCTGTCTTGA